A part of Onthophagus taurus isolate NC chromosome 7, IU_Otau_3.0, whole genome shotgun sequence genomic DNA contains:
- the LOC111422862 gene encoding putative transferase CAF17 homolog, mitochondrial, producing MNRLMKFSHLVKRYSTNISTKVIEKLSNRTILRISGSEVDDYVQGLITNDINHLKYGGSMYTFFLNTKGRVMYDAIVYKSHENDTYLIECDLNESEKLLKHLKMYKLRKKVDVVSLKDELDVYAMYDPTNIAIKKESVITDGLEGLIAPCDVLAESFPKESKTMTVFRDLYIYRDPRMFMLGSRIICPQHIDINQQITQIHPVSFSTEKNNYKWFRYLLGVGEGVEDLPPGNCFPLEANCDYLHGVSFHKGCYIGQELTARTYHTGIVRKRLMPLYFTKIPTEVINNNNENIIFDNVNLGKLRGIEGNVGLALLRISKCLEIGDISIGDGLCYTSKPIWWPVELPKEKLSVQKND from the coding sequence atgaaCCGTTTAATGAAGTTTAGTCACTTGGTAAAACGTTATTCAACAAATATTTCGACGaaagtaatagaaaaattATCGAACCGTACCATACTACGAATATCTGGAAGTGAAGTTGACGATTATGTACAAGGTTTAATAACGAACGatattaatcatttaaaatatggAGGATCTATGTATACGTTCTTTTTAAATACGAAAGGTCGCGTAATGTACGATGCGATCGTTTATAAATCGCATGAAAATGAtacttatttaattgaatGCGATTTGAACGAATCCgaaaaattactaaaacaCTTAAAGATGTATAAGCTGAGAAAAAAGGTTGATGTCGTTAGTTTAAAAGATGAATTAGATGTATATGCCATGTATGATCCAACAAATATtgctattaaaaaagaatctgTTATAACAGATGGTTTAGAGGGGTTGATAGCTCCATGCGATGTTTTAGCAGAGAGTTTTCCTAAAGAATCAAAAACAATGACTGTGTTTAgagatttatatatttatagagACCCCAGAATGTTTATGTTGGGCTCCAGAATAATTTGTCCTCAACATATTGATATAAACCAACAGATTACACAAATTCATCCCGTTTCTTTTTCCActgagaaaaataattataaatggTTTAGATATTTATTAGGAGTTGGGGAAGGCGTTGAGGATTTACCACCAGGAAATTGCTTTCCTTTAGAAGCAAATTGTGACTATTTACATGGAGTTAGTTTTCATAAAGGATGCTATATTGGGCAAGAACTTACAGCAAGAACTTATCATACTGGAATTGTTCGAAAAAGACTTATGCCtttatattttacaaaaataccAACTGaagttattaataacaataatgaaaatatcatATTTGACAATGTAAATTTGGGAAAATTACGAGGTATTGAGGGTAATGTTGGTTTGGCACTTTTAAGAATCTCAAAATGTTTGGAAATTGGAGATATTTCGATTGGCGATGGTCTTTGCTATACATCTAAACCAATTTGGTGGCCGGTTGAGCTTCCTAAAGAAAAATTGAGCGtacaaaaaaatgattga
- the LOC111422863 gene encoding cysteine-rich DPF motif domain-containing protein 1 encodes MENKVKLEDIKEEDDPKLSNTDLEKVEKPKERLYFQCSLCSMREECDYFGMNPPFTNKYLLKEDVYILEDPFVPPKTGQFIILGSVCVKCKKGVCKDGECSLYFDGTFCMKCAKDSLSSFPKPIQDKINKIVMK; translated from the coding sequence ATGGAAAACAAAGTTAAATTAGAAGATATCAAGGAAGAAGATGATCCTAAACTTTCAAATACTGATTtagaaaaagttgaaaaacctaaagaaagattatattttcaatgttCTTTGTGTTCCATGCGCGAAGAATGTGATTATTTTGGCATGAATCCACCATTTACGAATAAATACCTGTTAAAAGAGGATGTATACATCCTAGAAGATCCATTTGTACCCCCAAAAACTgggcaatttattattttgggttCTGTTTGTGTTAAGTGTAAAAAGGGCGTTTGTAAAGATGGTGAATGTAGTTTATATTTTGATGGAACTTTTTGTATGAAGTGTGCCAAGGATTCTTTAAGTTCTTTTCCTAAACCTATtcaagataaaattaataaaattgtaatgaagtag
- the LOC111422860 gene encoding kynurenine aminotransferase-like produces the protein MDKFALPHRFCGFGKSVWDEYNRLAIDYKPLNLGMGFPNFHPPEEITKALFEVANSPNTNLHQYTRGYGHPRLISILTKLYSKLLQRNLNGQTEFLVTNGAQQALYSAITGHIDEGDEAIIIEPYFDLYGPMIKIAGGVAKFIPLRLKNQKNKNLITSNDWVLDPDELEKLFNKKTKLIILNTPHNPLGKVFTLSELEMIANLCIKYNVLCISDEVYEFLVYEPSKHVRISTLPGMFERTLTIGSAGKTFSVTGWRVGWIYGGQKVLRNAQVVHQNCVYTCTTPIQEAIAIVLEKEFEKLNSNESYFAKMSNELKKKRDFMVDIFQKIGMVPSIPDGGYFILADWSNLAGKINLDQEEDEFKDYKFTKWLCKNVGILGIPPSAFYSDLNKNIGENFVRLCFIKSEEDLMKTKEILEKLK, from the coding sequence ATGGATAAGTTCGCGTTGCCGCACAGATTTTGTGGATTCGGTAAAAGTGTTTGGGATGAATATAATCGTTTAGCGATCGATTATAAGCCGCTAAATCTAGGAATGGGTTTTCCAAATTTTCACCCACCCGAAGAAATTACTAAAGCACTTTTTGAAGTAGCAAACAGTCCCAACACCAATCTTCACCAATACACTCGAGGATATGGACATCCACgattaatttcgattttaactaaattgtattcgaaattgttacaaagaaatttaaacggTCAAACTGAATTTTTAGTTACAAATGGAGCCCAACAAGCTTTGTATTCGGCGATTACTGGTCATATTGATGAGGGAGACGAAGCGATTATTATTGAAccttattttgatttatatggACCAATGATTAAAATTGCTGGTGGCGTTGCTAAATTCATTCCtttgagattaaaaaatcaaaaaaataaaaatttgattactTCGAATGATTGGGTTTTAGATCCTGATGAATTagagaaattatttaataaaaagacgaaattaattattttaaatacacCTCATAATCCTTTAGGAAAAGTATTTACGCTTTCCGAATTAGAAATGATTgcaaatttatgtataaaatataatgttttatgtaTTTCCGATGAAGTTTACGAGTTTTTAGTGTATGAGCCATCAAAACACGTAAGAATATCAACTTTACCTGGAATGTTCGAACGTACTTTAACAATTGGTTCGGCTGGAAAAACATTTAGTGTTACCGGCTGGCGCGTTGGTTGGATTTATGGTggtcaaaaagttttaagaaaCGCCCAAGTAGTACATCAAAACTGCGTTTATACTTGCACAACGCCAATACAAGAAGCAATAGCGATCGTTTTAGAAAAAGAGTTTGAAAAGCTCAATTCGAATGAAagttattttgctaaaatgtcaaatgaattgaagaaaaaacgCGATTTTATGGtggatatttttcaaaaaattggaATGGTTCCATCTATACCTGATGGAGGATACTTTATTTTAGCCGACTGGTCAAATTTGGcgggaaaaattaatttagatcaAGAAGAAGATGAGTTTAAAGATTATAAATTTACGAAGTGGTTGTGTAAAAATGTTGGTATTTTGGGGATTCCTCCATCTGCTTTTTATAGCGATTTAAATAAGAATATAGGAGAGAATtttgtgaggttatgttttatcaAAAGTGAAGAagatttaatgaaaacaaaagaaattttggaaaaattaaaatag
- the LOC111422844 gene encoding KAT8 regulatory NSL complex subunit 2 isoform X1 produces MHTQKSHKINGSSPSASAAAKAKAALRMQLQIELQNKKQCTYKPFECTQLTLDGYNYCLRHILEDKNAPFKQCSYVYTANGKRCYMPALKSDKKDFGNSNSYCNEHALKTHLTRVRHGTKHPPPQTAEVLLHSLAHYVRKPRTRTVSSSTQGSHDNDESLGEEGEVKATRSLDPFVDIDAASVNASCSDILDMCSESESDVEPTTFANVWHDGQGDSSDNESIDSENEDPLKHANVYTSEEITLLTKDKLIRLQSLYIDQYRHLQHILKERRRKYLQALKREKETYCNIQNQVRDGIKDQRLYKKLKAYNLYHKKSGTDAILNKKLHDLRMKITEGATPKPHSFQKCIFIEGGVKCGEKALPMTRHCRKHILEDPNQVLFRQCGKMLADIECKTPVEAIFDDATCRLHMDIPPIRSYSMVRKDSESDYEDPLDTNLSLTNTENPLNFTGKDSIIKTENDILTSCNNTFEIKQEDLSLECFGNYSDTSTATTQMVIEEQSIGKDDDCSDITIVEPKEDIIDVDIKQEDMEFDDKLEIVEEFSEN; encoded by the exons ATGCACACTCAGAAGTCCCACAAGATAAACGGCAGTTCCCCTTCGGCCTCTGCTGCGGCGAAAGCTAAAGCGGCACTCAGAATGCAATTACAAATTGAGcttcaaaataaaaagcagTGCACTTATAAGCCATTTGAGTGCACACAATTAACTCTCGACGGTTACAATTACTGTTTGAGGCATATTTTGGAGGATAAGAACGCCCCCTTCAAACAATGCTCCTATGTTTACACTGCAAACGGCAAAAGATGTTATATGCCCGCTTTAAAATCGGATAAGAAAGATTTTGGAAATAGCAA TAGTTATTGTAATGAACATGCGTTAAAAACGCATTTAACAAGAGTTCGACATGGAACAAAACACCCACCACCTCAAACAGCGGAAGTTTTATTACATTCACTTGCACATTATGTTCGAAAACCACGTACAAGAACTGTTTCTTCGAGTACTCAAGGTTCCCATGATAATGATGAGTCTCTTGGGGAAGAGGGTGAAGTTAAAGCTACAAGATCGTTGGATCCATTTg ttgatatTGATGCTGCAAGTGTGAACGCATCTTGTAGCGATATTTTAGATATGTGTAGTGAATCGGAAAGTGATGTTGaacctacaacttttgcaaaCGTTTGGCATGATGGTCAAGGTGATAGTTCGGATAATGAAAGCATTGATTCAGAGAATGAGGATCCTTTAaa gCATGCAAATGTATATACATCAGAAGAAATTACATTGTTGACTAAAGATAAGTTGATTCGATTACAATCACTTTATATTGATCAATACAGGCATCTGCAACATATTTTAAAGGAAAGGAGAAGGAAATATTTGCAAGCCTTGAAACGGGAAAAAGAAACATATt gtAATATTCAAAACCAAGTTAGAGATGGAATTAAAGATCAAAgactatataaaaaattaaaagcttataatttatatcataaaaaaagtGGGACTGatgcaattttaaataaaaaacttcatGATCTGAGAatgaag ATTACAGAAGGAGCAACACCAAAACCACATTCATTTCAAaagtgtatttttattgaaggtGGAGTAAAATGTGGAGAAAAAGCTTTACCTATGACTCGACATTGTCGAAAACACATTTTGGAG GATCCAAATCAAGTTTTATTCCGTCAATGTGGCAAAATGTTGGCTGATATTGAATGTAAAACGCCTGTTGAAGCAATTTTTGATGATGCAACCTGTCGATTACATATGGATATTCCTCCAATAAGATCTTACAGTATGGTTAGG AAAGATTCCGAATCAGACTATGAAGACCCATTAGACACAAATCTTTCACTAACAAACACAGAAAATCCGTTAAATTTTACGGGAAAAGATAGCAtaataaaaacagaaaacGATATCTTAACGTCATGTAATAATACATTCGAAATTAAACAGGAGGATTTATCTTTGGAATGTTTTGGAAACTACAGTGATACTAGCACCGCAACAACCCAAATGGTTATTGAGGAACAATCGATAGGAAAAGATGATGATTGTTCTGATATCACCATTGTTGAACCTAAAGAAGATATCATTGACGTCGATATAAAACAAGAAGATATGGAATTTGACGATAAACTTGAAATTGTTGAAGAATTTTCGGAAAATTAA
- the LOC111422844 gene encoding KAT8 regulatory NSL complex subunit 2 isoform X2: MHTQKSHKINGSSPSASAAAKAKAALRMQLQIELQNKKQCTYKPFECTQLTLDGYNYCLRHILEDKNAPFKQCSYVYTANGKRCYMPALKSDKKDFGNSNYCNEHALKTHLTRVRHGTKHPPPQTAEVLLHSLAHYVRKPRTRTVSSSTQGSHDNDESLGEEGEVKATRSLDPFVDIDAASVNASCSDILDMCSESESDVEPTTFANVWHDGQGDSSDNESIDSENEDPLKHANVYTSEEITLLTKDKLIRLQSLYIDQYRHLQHILKERRRKYLQALKREKETYCNIQNQVRDGIKDQRLYKKLKAYNLYHKKSGTDAILNKKLHDLRMKITEGATPKPHSFQKCIFIEGGVKCGEKALPMTRHCRKHILEDPNQVLFRQCGKMLADIECKTPVEAIFDDATCRLHMDIPPIRSYSMVRKDSESDYEDPLDTNLSLTNTENPLNFTGKDSIIKTENDILTSCNNTFEIKQEDLSLECFGNYSDTSTATTQMVIEEQSIGKDDDCSDITIVEPKEDIIDVDIKQEDMEFDDKLEIVEEFSEN; this comes from the exons ATGCACACTCAGAAGTCCCACAAGATAAACGGCAGTTCCCCTTCGGCCTCTGCTGCGGCGAAAGCTAAAGCGGCACTCAGAATGCAATTACAAATTGAGcttcaaaataaaaagcagTGCACTTATAAGCCATTTGAGTGCACACAATTAACTCTCGACGGTTACAATTACTGTTTGAGGCATATTTTGGAGGATAAGAACGCCCCCTTCAAACAATGCTCCTATGTTTACACTGCAAACGGCAAAAGATGTTATATGCCCGCTTTAAAATCGGATAAGAAAGATTTTGGAAATAGCAA TTATTGTAATGAACATGCGTTAAAAACGCATTTAACAAGAGTTCGACATGGAACAAAACACCCACCACCTCAAACAGCGGAAGTTTTATTACATTCACTTGCACATTATGTTCGAAAACCACGTACAAGAACTGTTTCTTCGAGTACTCAAGGTTCCCATGATAATGATGAGTCTCTTGGGGAAGAGGGTGAAGTTAAAGCTACAAGATCGTTGGATCCATTTg ttgatatTGATGCTGCAAGTGTGAACGCATCTTGTAGCGATATTTTAGATATGTGTAGTGAATCGGAAAGTGATGTTGaacctacaacttttgcaaaCGTTTGGCATGATGGTCAAGGTGATAGTTCGGATAATGAAAGCATTGATTCAGAGAATGAGGATCCTTTAaa gCATGCAAATGTATATACATCAGAAGAAATTACATTGTTGACTAAAGATAAGTTGATTCGATTACAATCACTTTATATTGATCAATACAGGCATCTGCAACATATTTTAAAGGAAAGGAGAAGGAAATATTTGCAAGCCTTGAAACGGGAAAAAGAAACATATt gtAATATTCAAAACCAAGTTAGAGATGGAATTAAAGATCAAAgactatataaaaaattaaaagcttataatttatatcataaaaaaagtGGGACTGatgcaattttaaataaaaaacttcatGATCTGAGAatgaag ATTACAGAAGGAGCAACACCAAAACCACATTCATTTCAAaagtgtatttttattgaaggtGGAGTAAAATGTGGAGAAAAAGCTTTACCTATGACTCGACATTGTCGAAAACACATTTTGGAG GATCCAAATCAAGTTTTATTCCGTCAATGTGGCAAAATGTTGGCTGATATTGAATGTAAAACGCCTGTTGAAGCAATTTTTGATGATGCAACCTGTCGATTACATATGGATATTCCTCCAATAAGATCTTACAGTATGGTTAGG AAAGATTCCGAATCAGACTATGAAGACCCATTAGACACAAATCTTTCACTAACAAACACAGAAAATCCGTTAAATTTTACGGGAAAAGATAGCAtaataaaaacagaaaacGATATCTTAACGTCATGTAATAATACATTCGAAATTAAACAGGAGGATTTATCTTTGGAATGTTTTGGAAACTACAGTGATACTAGCACCGCAACAACCCAAATGGTTATTGAGGAACAATCGATAGGAAAAGATGATGATTGTTCTGATATCACCATTGTTGAACCTAAAGAAGATATCATTGACGTCGATATAAAACAAGAAGATATGGAATTTGACGATAAACTTGAAATTGTTGAAGAATTTTCGGAAAATTAA